Within Bacillota bacterium, the genomic segment TCAGGCTTCAGGCAGATGGGAGGTTTTCGGCCCAGAGATGTTCAGGCTAAAGGACAGGAACGGCAGGGATTTTTGCTTAGGTCCTACTCATGAAGAAATTTTTACTGAGATTGTAAAAAATGAGGTCAGGTCATACAGGTCTCTTCCGTTAATACTTTATCAAATCCAGACCAAGTTCAGGGATGAAATAAGGCCAAGATTCGGTGTAATAAGATGCAGGGAGTTTGTGATGAAAGATGCATACAGCTTTGATAGGGGTGAAGATGGGCTTGATGTTTCTTATAAAAAGATGCACGATGCCTATTGCAGAATTTTTGACCGATGTGGGCTTGATTATATTGTAGTTGAGGCCGATTCGGGAGCTATGGGAGGGTCAGGTTCGGAAGAATTTATGGTGAAATCCGATATAGGTGAAGCGATTATAGTTTATTGTGATGAATGTGGATATGCTGCCAATGAAGAAAAAGCGCAATGTACTCCTGAACCTTGTTGTACCAATTGCCAGGGCTCGTCCTTTGCGGCCCATCTTCCCGTTGAAAAAGTTGAGACCCCTGATGTCAGGACAATAGAAGAGTTAATGAAGTTTTTTGATTGTTCACCGGCGCAATTTGCTAAAACTCTTATTTATAAAGCAGATGACAAATATGTTGCAGCCATGGTGAGGGGAGACAGGGAAATTAATGAGACAAAACTTCAGAATTATCTTGGATGTATTGAACTTGAACTGGCAGATAGCGAAGCGGTGAAAAGGATAACGAATGCAGATGTTGGTTTTGCAGGTCCTATTGGCTTAAAAATTGACATTATAATTGATCCTGAAGTGGAAACAATGAAAAACTTTGTGGTTGGGGCAAATGAGACAGGGTACCATTTGAAAAATGTAAATGTTTTCAGAGATTTCAAGCCTTCTGCTATAAAAGATATAAGGAATATTATGGAAGGAGACAGGTGCCCAAAATGTGGTGCTCCCGTCAAGATTTCCAGAGGCATTGAAGTAGGACATATTTTTAAATTGGGCACAAAGTACAGCAAGGCATTAAATTGTGTTTACCTGGATGAAAATGGGCAGGAACAGGTAATGGTAATGGGTAGTTATGGTATAGGTGTAGGCAGAACGATGGCTGCAATTATCGAACAGAACTATGATGAAGATGGAATTATATGGCCTATATCAATTGCACCCTATCATGCTATAGTGATTCCTGTAAACCAGTCTAACAAGGTGCAGGTTGATATTGCAGAGAGAATTTACGCACAGTTAATCTCTGAAGGTGTAGAAGTACTTATTGATGACAGGGATGAAAGGCCTGGCGTAAAGTTTAAAGACGCAGATCTAATCGGCATACCGATAAGGATAACTGTTGGAAGAAGGGCAGGAGAAGGGATAGTAGAATATAAGATGAGGAAATCAAAAGATGTCAGGGAAATAAAGATTGAACATATAGTAGACGAGGTAAAAAAAGATATAGTAAAATAAAAAAGAGGTAGGAAAATAAAAAGCGCTTTAGGGCGCTTTTTCTATTTTTACTTTTATTTAATATTATTTAAATTAATTTCATTAATTTCAACGTTTATGTAAATAATTCAAGCAAATTTGTCAATACTATAGTTATGAATAATTTTACAAGATTAAACAGTCATGTTGGAGGGATTGTATGAGAAAAAGAATAGTTGTGCTAATTGTATTAACTCTAATAGTTTCATCGGTGTTTTGCTTTGTGCCACGTAATATGTCCAGTGTTAAAGCAGAACCTGCAATTCAAGTATTGGGGTACTTGGACGCGAAGGTTACTGCATCTTCCCTAAATGTAAGACAAGGACCTTCACTAAATCATAAAGTAATATGTATATTAAAGAAAGGTCAAAGTGTTAAAGTTTTTGCTAAAATGGGAGACTGGTATGCTCTATATGAGCCTTCAACAGGGTGTGTAGGTATGGCTTATGGTAAATACTTGGATATTGCATGGCCAACACCTGCTCCCCAACCTGAGCCTGAACCTAAACCAACACCTACGCCTACTCCCACACCAACGCCTGAACCAACCCCTACCCCTACGCCGACACCTGAACCTACACCTGAGCCTGGGCCACCTGAAGATATATCCAAAGATGAACAGACACTCCTTGATCTTGTTAATAAGGCCAGGTCTGATGCCGGTGTAGGTCCATTAAAGTTTGATGCTGAACTTATGAAAGTAGCAAGGCTTAAGGCAAAAGACATGGTGGAAAAGGGCTATTTTGGCCATGAGTCCCCCACATATGGTTCGCCTTTTGATATGATGAAACAATTTGGGATAAGTTTTAGGACTGCAGGAGAAAACATTGCAGGGAACAGGACAGTGGAAGGTGCTTTTAAGGCCTGGATGAATTCAGAGGGGCATAGAAAGAATATTTTAAACAGTAAATTTAATTACACAGGTATAGGAATAGTTGAAAGCCCGACTTATGGGAAAATAATAGTACAGCAGTTTATTGGAAGGTGATCGTAGATTAGGCATAGACATAAGCTATATTATTTATCTTTTAAGAGGTTTTAAGAGGTGAGGGGCGGAAAGTCAACTTCTCACTTCCAACCTCTCACCTCCCACTGTGGCTCAACTTCAAAACTTTTACCTTTTAAATATTGCAAAAAATGATTGTCCTTTTTTAAGTCGAATATAACTTTATATGCCCAAAGAGCTTGCTTTTTCAGTTTCATGGCACGGTTATAACTGTTTATACCGTATTTTCCATCTCCCAATATGGGGTGGCCTATATATGCCAGATGAGCCCTTATTTGATGGGTCCGTCCTGTCACAAGTTCGATTTCAAGTTTGCTTATATCATCTTTATATGAAAGCACCTTGTATTTTGTAATAATCTCAAGGGAACCGGGCTTTTTTTCATTACTGATAAATACACGGCTTTTGCTTTCATCCTTTTCAAGAAAAGCCCGCAGTTCTCCTTTTTCTTTATCCATTTTTCCTTTCACGAGGCATTGATAGTACTTTTTTATTTCATTGGCTTTAATTTTGTCTAATATAATTTTTAAACTGGAGGGATTTTTAGCTATAATTACAAGGCCTCCCGTATTTCTGTCAAGCCTGTGGCATAGAGAGGGAGAAAAAGACGAAGAATCAAGGGGATTATACTCACCTTTTTGTTGGAGATAGTATTTTACAGAATCGATAAGAGTATTTTCCTTTTGGTTACGGTCGGGGTGCACAGGTATTCCTTGCTCTTTATTTACAATTATTATGTTATTATCTTCATAGACAACAGTAAAACTATAAGTTAAAGAAAGACCGGAATTTGCTTTGCCGTTGTCTAAAGGAATCCCTTTAAGAATATTATCCGGTATATATATTTCCAGTAAGTCACCCGGTAAAAGTATATGGTCTCCCTTTACTCTTTTACCATTCACCTTAATATCTTTTTTTCTTATAGCTTTATAAATAGCACTTACGGGCATGTCCTTGAAATTTTGTCTTAAAAATGTTATAAGCTTTTTGTTTCCTTGGCCCTTTTCAACTATAATTTTCTTCAAAGTCCAACCCTCTCTTCTTAATCTACATATTAATTATATTAATTATAATGTATATTAAATCTCTATTCAAATTGGATATATTACATAGAAACTGCATAGGCTTCTTTTTTTTGGATATGATATTAAGGGAGGGAGTATTCTTATGGTAAAGTCTAATAAAAATCGAAAAGAGGAAAAGAAGGGACCAAAATTAGCACCTGGTTTAACCGACCAAATACTTGAGGAGAATGCTTCTCCTGAAGACGTTAAAAAAGGCAACTATACGAAGGTAACAAGAGTTTTCCTCGATGAGAATGATCCGGTTTGAAAGGAGGCTTAGGAAAAGTGGGAGATAAAAAGAATAAGAATAAGAAGGGCAAAAATAAAATTAAACAATCATTCTATAACGACCAAATAGGTGAAAATGCCCATGATGAATTTGAAAAAAACTATGACAATAAGTAAACTTTAGCTTAAACTTTTGACAGAATCATACTTGCAAAAAACCACATTCAAGGCAAAACTAATATAAGCCGGGTGTGGTTTTTATTTTTTTGGACTATATTTCTTCACTTTTAAAAAATGCGCCCCCGAAGATTTGTAAATAATTGTAGACGGCATTAAGTTAATGTATAATAGGTATAGTCAAAAAATTTATTAAATAGGGGAGAAAAGTATATTATGAAAAAAGCTGTAATGTATGGTGCAGGGAATATAGGAAGGGGTTTTATCGGACAACTTTTTAGCGAGTCGGGATATGAGGTTGTATTTATCGATGTTAATCCCATAATTATAGAAAGGATTAATATTGACAAGTCTTATCCAATAAGAATTGTTGATGACGAAAAATCAAATGAGATTATTATAAGAAATGTCCGTGCTGTAAACGGTATGGATTTAGACGCTGTCGCATCTGAAATTGCCAATGCGGATATTATGGCTACTGCGGTGGGTGTGAATGTACTGCCTAAAATTGCAAAGCCTATTGCCCTTGGATTGAAAAAAAGATGGCGAATTGGCAATACCAGGCCATTGAATATTATAATATGTGAAAATCTTCTGGACGCAAACCGATACCTTGAAAAATTATTGAAACAAGAATTGGAAGAAGATGAGAAAAAACTGTTTGATAAAAAGATTGGGCTTGTTGAGGCATCTATAGGAAGAATGGTGCCTATAATGACTGAGGAAATGCAAGAAGGTAACCCTTTGAGGGTTTATGTGGAAAAATACTGTGAATTACCGGTAGACAAAGACGCTTTCAAAGGCGAAATACCCAGAATAAATAATATGGTCCCATTTTCTCCTTTTGATTTATATATTCAGCGCAAACTATTCATGCATAACATGGGGCATGCAACAGCGGCATACCTTGGGTTCATGAATAATTATAAATACATATGGGAAACGTGTAGTGATTCCTCCATTAAACTGATAACATTCAAGGCTTTGCTGGAATCTTCAATGGCGCTGTCATTAGAACATAATTATTCCCTGCAGAAACTTATTGTACATGCTGATGATTTAATCTACAGGTTTGGAAACAGGTTATTGGGAGATACCGTGGCAAGAGTTGGAAGAGACCCTGTTAGGAAACTCTCGGAAAATGACAGGTTGGTTGGAGCTGCCAGGCTTTGTATAAGAAACGGAATAAACCCGGTATACATCTCTATAGGTATAGCTGCAGGATATGCATTTTCCCTTGAAGATGACCCGGCCGCTCAAAAAATAAGCAAAACAATAAAGGATTATGGCATTAATGAGGCTCTAAAGCAATACAGTAATATAGATGGTGAATGCCCGGTTTTCAAGTTGGTGATTGAATTCTATGAAATGTTAAAAGCTGGAGAACAATTGTTCCGCATAGAAAGAGAAGCAGAAAAAAGAAAGGTAAGCCAGTGAAAGAGATACGCTAATGAGAGATTTTATAATAACACTTGAATTAAAGAATGCTGGTTGGTAAAATATATTTGCAGTTTAACCTGTGCATAAAAATATATGTGCAAAAAATATAGAGGGAAGAAATAGAGGAAGGATTTTATGGAAACTATAGGTAACGCTATTGGAGTTATATTAAAAAGGCCGTTTATTATAATTTATTGGGGAATTTTAATGTTAATATGGACATTGGCAGGTTATATCCTACCGGTATTTAAGACATTATATGAACTTAGTGCAATCAGCGGCAGCAATTCCCTTGAAAGTATTATGTCTTTCATACAAGTATTATATAGTTATTTATCAGATACTAAGATTGTAATTGTTGTCATTATTATTTTGCTTGTAATTTTGGCAGCTGTATCTATAATAGCCGGTGCTTTATTGTCAGGTTACTTCTATATATTGAATAACACTGTTAATAAAAAGCAAAAGTTAAAGGGAGAGTTTTCAACGGGTATAAGAGAATATTTTGGCCCTACATGGGTGGTTACCTTTATTGTACTCCTCGCAGGGTTGTTACTTACAATATTTATGGCAGTATCATCAGTACCTGCATTAGTAATTACAAGGGCTTCTATTGAAAAAGGCAGAGAAATGTTGCCTGCAGTATTATTTGTAGATGTTTTAACCGGTGTGGTACTATTTTTTGGAATAATGTTTTTCAGGATTTATGTTTTTTTCTGGTATCCTGCTTTAATAAACAATGGCAAAAAGACTTTCTTGAAAGCAAAAAGGTTTGCAGATAGAAATTTCTGGAGAATCCTAAGCGCTATATTTATCTTCGATGTAGTATTTATTGGTTTTCAAATAATATTTATCAAGTTCGATGACAATATATGGTTATTGTTATTCAAATGGTTATTTTTAACTGCATTTTATGCTTTATTTACAACATATATTTTTACTGCATATAAAAAATATTCTGAAGAGGATATGGAAAAAAATCATAACAATTATTAAGTTAATAAAATATATATCAATACAACCAACAAAATATCATCCCTAATTTCTTCATTTAGAAGGAGGAATATTAATCCTAAAATAACTATTTCTTCAAATTGAATTTTCCTGGAGAAAATATTTAAAAAGGGAAATGCGCTGTTTTCCCTGCTTTTATTAATTACCTCCGGCCCAGTTTGCGAAGAAGACCCTGGGCCGGGGATATGCTCTAATTCATTAGGCAGGGGGATTTCCTCGGCTTTTTTTTTGTCATCCTTTAGCTTTTCCTCCTGGATGTCAGAGCTTGATCGTTTAGTGACATGTCTCGGACCAGGATACATATATTTTCTATGTATTAGAGGATACCTCCTATATAGCACCCGGACTCCCCCTTAAAAGTTATTGTTCTCCGTATTTCCTATAGTTTCAAATAGCCTTGTTATTTGGAGCAACGTAATGCAATTATTTATTTTTTTCTGCCTGTTATTATTAAGAAACGGTTTTAATGCCATCAGCAAGTTTATTCTTGGATCACTTTTAGAATTTAACTTTCTCATAATGTTTTTTACTGTCCTTATCATTTCCAGGTTTTCTGCCAGTTCATCTTTATTTTCCATTTTTATCGACTGATCATCGGTTTGACTGCTTTTTTTTTGTAGGTCAGGGCTATCATTTTTCTCTATTGCTCCAGCAAATAGAGAAATGAGGTCCTTCAAGTTTTCGGGAAGAGTATCTTGATTTAACATATCCGCTATTTGTTTAATTGTTGAGCCAAGGTCATCATTCACTACTAATTTCCCCTCCTAAAGGGTAAAAACTATCTTAATTAAAATATATTCAAATATTATTTAATAATGTCTTCAATTTCTTTATAATTTCATCTCCATGTTCACCGACAAGTTCTTTAAGCTTCTGAAGGTCTTCATCGGTAACTTTACTCTTTATTTCTTCAATATTAATATTTAGTTCCTTTAATTTTGATTGGTCAAACTCATTTACCTTTTCAATTAATTCATTTTTATCTATTTTTTTTATCTTTTTTGCCAAATCTTCAGTCTTACCCTTTTTTAACATATCTAAAGCAGCATTTAACTTGGCCTGCAAAACTTTATCGTCCATTTTACCTAATATATCGGCTAATTTTTTATTTAACCCATTACTCATTCCTTTTAACCTCCATAAAATATGTAATATTTTTTATTTTGTATAACTTCCGGTAAGCAGTATAAAGAAAAGGACTCCAAAAAAAAGCACATAGCTTATGTCGAATTCCTTACGGTAATCAACACTAGACTCTTGCCTCTCCGGAAAGAGCAAGAAGAAAAACAATATGGGTAAAAGCAGCTCATCACTCCCTTCGTTAAAAAATCGGCCAAGCTTTTGAAAAACATTCTGTATTGAACCCATTTAACACCACCCATTTTTATTTACCATATTATTTTATGACTGTAGTCAGTAAAATGTTACACTTAACGATATCTGCAATGAATTACAAAAGTTATGGTTTTGGCTGAAAGCATGCTAAAGCAGTATTAATAATAGAATAATATAAGAAATATTAATATAAAAAATAACAGATTAGGGTCACGTTTACTATTATAATAATTTAAACCAAAATTACAACAGCAACCTGGGAATTTCTTGCTTAGAAATCCTATAGGCCTGCTATCGTAGAAAAGCAGCAAGTATATAAGTATAAAATATAAAAGTTCAGAGTTATTTTTACCATTATAATGGCATACCTCGCATATTTGGCATACCTCACATATTTGATTGCGGGCACTCATTTTACTCCCTCCAATCTTATATATTTACATAGTATTCAATGTTTTAGCAAAATGTGAAACTATTTGTCTGCATTTTCGGCAGTCAAATTTCATGAATATTTGATACCCTGTGCGGGTATATATCAATAATAGTTTTTTATAAAAGGGTGGTAGTGTGTATGAACGGTTATTTATATGCAATTGGTTTTTTGGAGGGAATACTGACCTTTATATCACCCTGCATTTTACCTCTCTTACCTGTATATTTTTTTTATCTGGCAGGAATTTCATCGGAAACAGATAGAGAAAGGGACAGCAGCGAAAATGATAGTATAATGAATAAGAGATTTTATGTGAAATACAGGTTGGTTTTAAATGCCACAGGGTTTGTTTTGGGTTTTTCCGGAGTATTTATAACATTGGGAGCAGTAGCAACATCATTAGGTCATTTTTTAAGAGATAATTTAGACTTATTCCGCAAAATAAGTGGGATAATAATTGTTGTCTTCGGCTTTAATTTCATGGGTGTCTTCAATCTGGGTTTCTTGAACAAAGAAATGAGGTTTGACTTTAAAGCTAAAGAACTGAAGTTTATTGGTTCAATATTGTTTGGTATGGTCTTTGGCTTTGGATGGACCCCCTGTGTAGGAGCTTTTTTAGGGTCTGTGCTTATTATGGCTGGGAACTCTGAAACTTTAAAGGATGGTATTTTTCTGCTTTTTATTTATTCATTAGGGTTAAGTATACCTTTCATGCTTTCTTCAATTTTGTTTAGTAAAATAAAAGGAACATTTATATGGCTTAAGAAAAACAGCAAAGTTATAAGCATAATATCGGGAATTGTTTTAATAGTTACAGGCGTTCTTGTATATGCTGATGTTTTGAAGTATTTATAAAATGTGAAACTATGCAAATTTTAGATTGATTCCGAAAATATCGGATTGAATCGTTAATCACTGATAATATAATTTTAAGGAGGATTTTTATGGACAGGTCTGATAAAAATAAAGCTTATGGGAAAAAATTAAAAAACACTATATATTGGGTAATTTTATTTGTATTAGTTGTATTACTGTCGTATAATTTATATAATTTATATAATAGGTATGCAGGTAGTACATCGTTGAAACTGATGCCGGGTCAAATAACAGACAAAGGCGGGTCTTCTATTGGAGAAAATAGCCATAGAGAAGAGGATAACAGCTCAAATAGTAATGATAATTATAATGTGGGGGAGAACGATAAGCGGAATAATGAAGGGAACAATGGTGAGAACAGAGATGAGAGCAATGTGGATAAAGAGGAAAAAATAGCTGCTCCGGATTTTGAGCTCGAAGATTTGGAAGGAAACAAGGTAAAACTCTCTGAATATAAAGGGAAGATTGTTATACTGAATTTTTGGGCCTTGTGGTGTCCATATTGCATAAAGGAAATGCCGGACCTTGATAGGGTGAATAAAAAACTTCTTGAGGGTGATGATGCTGTAATATTGACTGTAAATTTACAGGATAGTATTGATAAAGTAAAGGATTATATCCGGGAAAATGGATTTTCCATCCCCGTGCTTATGGACACTGACGGAAATGTAGGTAATATGTATAATGTAACAGGAATACCAATAACTTATATAATTGATAAAGAAGGAGCCTTTTATGGGTATATACCGGGAGCTACTAATGAAAAGGCGCTTTTGGAGATTATTGAAAAAATAAACTAAGGTAGGGAAAGGAGTTGTTATTATTGTATGTATGATGTCATAATAATCGGTAAAGGACCTGCCGGATTATCTGCGTCCCTTTATACAACCAGGGCTAATTTAAAAACATTGGTAATTGGAAAAAATGACAGTGCTTTAAAAAAAGCTGCTAAAATTGAGAATTACTTTGGGTTTTCAAAACCTGTAAGTGGTGAATACCTGCTGGAAGAAGGTGAAAAGCAGGCATTAAGACTGGGGACTTTTATCATAGAAGATGAAGCAGTATCTATTGAAAAGAAGAATGACATGTTTAGGGTTACCACTTCCGGAGGACTTTATGAAGGAATAGCCGTACTGATTGCTACAGGCCAGCCGCAAAAACAAATCAAAATAAAGAATATAGAAAAATTTGAGGGGAATGGAATCAGTTATTGCACAACGTGTGACGGATTCTTTTATAACAACCTTAAGGTAGGGGTACTTGGTAATAAAGACTATGCTATTCATGAAGCAACAGAGCTTGAGGCATATACTGAAGATATAACAATATATACAAATGGTAAAGAACTTGATTTAACGGAAAAATTTAGTAAAGAAGCTTCTAAATATAAAATTAACCAAAAGGTTATAACAGAAGTAGATGGAGAGGATTTTCTCCGGAGGATATACTTTGACGATGGTACAAGTGAAGAAATTGATGGCCTTTTTATTGCCGAGAAAAGTGCTTCAAGTATTGATTTTGCACGAAAGCTCGGAGTTATTACCAGGGAGAACTCAATTGTTGTTGATGAATATCAGAAGACAAATCTTGAAGGACTATTTGCAGCAGGAGATTGTACCGGAGGTTTGAAACAGGTTTCAACGGCAGTGGGGCAGGGCGCCCTGGCAGGCAAAACGATAATTGAGTATGTTAGAAAATTTAAAAAATAATGGGTATTGTCTAACAGCAAAAAACAACGTAATATAGTAATATATTAAAGGTGATCGGGTGGCGGAAGGTAAAATAAAAAAAAATACAAAACAAAAAGTAAGTGACAGTATTAGGAATAGGAATATTGGTTTTAAATACATTGCCGTATCTTTTTTTATATTATTCTCAGTATCGGGCTTTTTACTTATATTGTACAGCACATCAAAGTACGGGCCTGCAAGTACTCATGATTCGGTAGCTTATATGTATGCTGCAGAGTCTTTGTTAAAAGGAAAGGGGTTAGTATATTTTGGATATGACACTCCCTATGTTCAGTGGCCGCCCCTGTACCCGGTTCTGCTTTCAGGTATAAGTCTTTTGGGTCATAACCTGCTTATTGCTGCAGGATATTTAAACGGATTTATATTCGCATTAATCATATTTTTTTCCGGATATTGGTTGCTAAAAGGTACGGGAAATTGTATTATATCAATTACCGGGTCGATTGCCGTATTAGCTTCAATTCCTTTAACTTATGTTTCAAAGTTTATATGGTCGGAACCTTTATTTATTCTGCTGCTATTATTATTTATGATAAGCCTTGACAATTATATTTATAAATCATCATTAAGGTTTCTGATAGAAGGAGCATTATTTGCTGCCTTGGCATGTTTGACGAGATATATCGGAATAACAATTATTATCACGGGTTGTATTCTTTTACTGATTCAGCAAAAAAAATTTATTAACAGGTTTGTTGAAACTGTGATATTTGGGTTTATCTCTTCAACTCCTGCTGTCTTGTGGATAACAAGAAACTATTTATTGTTTAATACATTAACGGGAGGACGTCCTCCTGCTCAAAATACTTTTGATGAAAATATTACTATTACTTTCAAAACATTAGCTTCGTGGTTTGCGCCCGATTACTCTGAGTCCATATTTTATGTAATGTTGGCATTGCTTGTATCTATATCGGTAATTACAATAATTAAAAATTTTTATGAAAGTGTAGGACAGGCCGGGCAGAATAAAAACAGGGTTTACAGGATTATTATACCTCTTGTCTTTTCTTTTGTTTATGTTGGTTATCTAATTATTTCAGCTTCAGCGGTAGCTTTTGATAGTATAAACAGCAGGTTGCTTGTGCCTGTTTATGTTCCCTTGATAATGACGATATTTTTTACATTGAATGATATTATAGCTTTACAAAATGGGAAAATAAGAAATATAGTAATAAAATGTTTATTTATTGTTTTTTATTCAATATGGCTATTATACCCTATTTCTGAAATTACCGTTAGTACCCGGTATTCCCATGAGAAAGGGGCGGGGATTCTTGCATCAGAGTGGTGGATAAATTCCGGACTTATGGACTATATAAGGAAACTCCCCGGTGAAAACAGAGTTTATAGTAATTTTCCTGATGCAGTTTACATTCATACCGGGAAGAAAGCCGGTTATACACCAAAAAAAGAGGGTTTGGCTCCATATGGACTTGATAAATTCAAAAAATCTGTTGAAAATTCAGACTGCATATATATTGCCTGGTTTAACATGGATACGATAAATAACATTTATTGTATAGATGAGTTAAAAGATTACTTTACGATACAAGTAGTAGAAAAATTTCCTGACGGAGTGATTTACAAAATAACAGGATTG encodes:
- a CDS encoding proline--tRNA ligase, with protein sequence MRISQMFMPTLREVPAEAEIPSHQLMLRAGLMRKLASGIYAFLPMGYRTFRKIEQIIREEMDRAGALELVMSSILPAEYYQASGRWEVFGPEMFRLKDRNGRDFCLGPTHEEIFTEIVKNEVRSYRSLPLILYQIQTKFRDEIRPRFGVIRCREFVMKDAYSFDRGEDGLDVSYKKMHDAYCRIFDRCGLDYIVVEADSGAMGGSGSEEFMVKSDIGEAIIVYCDECGYAANEEKAQCTPEPCCTNCQGSSFAAHLPVEKVETPDVRTIEELMKFFDCSPAQFAKTLIYKADDKYVAAMVRGDREINETKLQNYLGCIELELADSEAVKRITNADVGFAGPIGLKIDIIIDPEVETMKNFVVGANETGYHLKNVNVFRDFKPSAIKDIRNIMEGDRCPKCGAPVKISRGIEVGHIFKLGTKYSKALNCVYLDENGQEQVMVMGSYGIGVGRTMAAIIEQNYDEDGIIWPISIAPYHAIVIPVNQSNKVQVDIAERIYAQLISEGVEVLIDDRDERPGVKFKDADLIGIPIRITVGRRAGEGIVEYKMRKSKDVREIKIEHIVDEVKKDIVK
- a CDS encoding SH3 domain-containing protein encodes the protein MRKRIVVLIVLTLIVSSVFCFVPRNMSSVKAEPAIQVLGYLDAKVTASSLNVRQGPSLNHKVICILKKGQSVKVFAKMGDWYALYEPSTGCVGMAYGKYLDIAWPTPAPQPEPEPKPTPTPTPTPTPEPTPTPTPTPEPTPEPGPPEDISKDEQTLLDLVNKARSDAGVGPLKFDAELMKVARLKAKDMVEKGYFGHESPTYGSPFDMMKQFGISFRTAGENIAGNRTVEGAFKAWMNSEGHRKNILNSKFNYTGIGIVESPTYGKIIVQQFIGR
- a CDS encoding RluA family pseudouridine synthase, whose amino-acid sequence is MKKIIVEKGQGNKKLITFLRQNFKDMPVSAIYKAIRKKDIKVNGKRVKGDHILLPGDLLEIYIPDNILKGIPLDNGKANSGLSLTYSFTVVYEDNNIIIVNKEQGIPVHPDRNQKENTLIDSVKYYLQQKGEYNPLDSSSFSPSLCHRLDRNTGGLVIIAKNPSSLKIILDKIKANEIKKYYQCLVKGKMDKEKGELRAFLEKDESKSRVFISNEKKPGSLEIITKYKVLSYKDDISKLEIELVTGRTHQIRAHLAYIGHPILGDGKYGINSYNRAMKLKKQALWAYKVIFDLKKDNHFLQYLKGKSFEVEPQWEVRGWK
- a CDS encoding mannitol-1-phosphate 5-dehydrogenase — its product is MKKAVMYGAGNIGRGFIGQLFSESGYEVVFIDVNPIIIERINIDKSYPIRIVDDEKSNEIIIRNVRAVNGMDLDAVASEIANADIMATAVGVNVLPKIAKPIALGLKKRWRIGNTRPLNIIICENLLDANRYLEKLLKQELEEDEKKLFDKKIGLVEASIGRMVPIMTEEMQEGNPLRVYVEKYCELPVDKDAFKGEIPRINNMVPFSPFDLYIQRKLFMHNMGHATAAYLGFMNNYKYIWETCSDSSIKLITFKALLESSMALSLEHNYSLQKLIVHADDLIYRFGNRLLGDTVARVGRDPVRKLSENDRLVGAARLCIRNGINPVYISIGIAAGYAFSLEDDPAAQKISKTIKDYGINEALKQYSNIDGECPVFKLVIEFYEMLKAGEQLFRIEREAEKRKVSQ
- a CDS encoding membrane trafficking protein, with translation MSNGLNKKLADILGKMDDKVLQAKLNAALDMLKKGKTEDLAKKIKKIDKNELIEKVNEFDQSKLKELNINIEEIKSKVTDEDLQKLKELVGEHGDEIIKKLKTLLNNI
- a CDS encoding cytochrome c biogenesis protein CcdA; translation: MNGYLYAIGFLEGILTFISPCILPLLPVYFFYLAGISSETDRERDSSENDSIMNKRFYVKYRLVLNATGFVLGFSGVFITLGAVATSLGHFLRDNLDLFRKISGIIIVVFGFNFMGVFNLGFLNKEMRFDFKAKELKFIGSILFGMVFGFGWTPCVGAFLGSVLIMAGNSETLKDGIFLLFIYSLGLSIPFMLSSILFSKIKGTFIWLKKNSKVISIISGIVLIVTGVLVYADVLKYL
- a CDS encoding TlpA family protein disulfide reductase; amino-acid sequence: MDRSDKNKAYGKKLKNTIYWVILFVLVVLLSYNLYNLYNRYAGSTSLKLMPGQITDKGGSSIGENSHREEDNSSNSNDNYNVGENDKRNNEGNNGENRDESNVDKEEKIAAPDFELEDLEGNKVKLSEYKGKIVILNFWALWCPYCIKEMPDLDRVNKKLLEGDDAVILTVNLQDSIDKVKDYIRENGFSIPVLMDTDGNVGNMYNVTGIPITYIIDKEGAFYGYIPGATNEKALLEIIEKIN
- a CDS encoding NAD(P)/FAD-dependent oxidoreductase, with product MYDVIIIGKGPAGLSASLYTTRANLKTLVIGKNDSALKKAAKIENYFGFSKPVSGEYLLEEGEKQALRLGTFIIEDEAVSIEKKNDMFRVTTSGGLYEGIAVLIATGQPQKQIKIKNIEKFEGNGISYCTTCDGFFYNNLKVGVLGNKDYAIHEATELEAYTEDITIYTNGKELDLTEKFSKEASKYKINQKVITEVDGEDFLRRIYFDDGTSEEIDGLFIAEKSASSIDFARKLGVITRENSIVVDEYQKTNLEGLFAAGDCTGGLKQVSTAVGQGALAGKTIIEYVRKFKK